The genomic region AAACAAAAACCAAAAGAAACAAATCGAAGGATCCAAATAATCCCTCCAAAATTCCCTCTTTaccaaaaaattaaaaaggaaaaaacccaaaaccctctctctctctctctctctctttttacgtctctcaaaaaccctaaaattttcatttttctccTCCCTCTCAAAAACCTTGATCTTTTCATACAACCCAAACAAAAGCCCCAACATGAAAACACCATTTCTAAGCTTTTACCTAATCTGGGTACTTTTCAATTAGGGGTTTCCCCCTTTCTTTTCCTTTGAAAATTTGATCTATtgggttttctttttgtttctcctctttCTTATATGAATGGCTACAGGGAAAACTGAAGGTGAAGAATCAAAGAACAACAACAAAGTTTATACCAGGAAAACCCACAACAAGCCCAAAAATCCCTCTTTTTTCCCTCACCAATCTTCTCAGCAAACTGTACCCACCACTACTACAGATGATTATCACAACTCCTCTCAGCAGCTGCCACCCCAACACTTCGATGTCGTGGCGTCAGATGATTCATCTAGCCATAATCAGTTGCAGCGGGGTGCACAGAATGCTACCAATGGGATTGCAACTTCTGGGTATGTAAGATATGATAACCTTGTTAAGATTCACTTGAATGTTTTGTCCAAGAACGATGTTAGAGTTTTGCAGAGGAAGTTAACTAGAGAACTTGAGCAAGTTAGGGGTTTACTTAAGAAATTTGATGCTAAAGAAGGTAGGTTTAGTGGTGGTTATTCGAATTCGCGGGTCTTAGGGAATGAGGATGTTGATAGATGTGGTGGAAGTTTAGTTAGAGTGAACTCGGATGTCGGTTCTGTGGGATTGCCTAGTTCAAGGCCTTTTCATGGATTATCTGTGTCAGTGGCAGAGAATGATCGGAGTAACAATGGCAATGGTGTTGGGAATGGGAGTGAGTTtgtggagaaagaaaagagaaccCCAAAAGCAAATCAGTATTATAAGAACTCGGACTTTGTTTTAGGGAAGGAGAAGTTGAAGCCTGTAGAGAATAAGAAGAAGATGAAACCAAATGTTGGGAAGAATAATGTGAGACAAGTGGGAGATGGGGTTGCAGCGGAGAAATTATCAAGTCGGATGTTTAAGAGTTGTAGTAATTTGTTAGGGAAGTTAATGAAGCATAAGTTTGGTTGGGTTTTTAATAAACCGGTGGATGTGAAGGGACTTGGGTTGCATGATTATTATTCAATTGTTAAGCATCCTATGGATTTGGGCACGGTGAAGAATAGGTTGAACAAGAATTGGTACAAGTCACCTAGGGAGTTTGCGGAGGATGTGAGACTAACTTTCAGTAATGCAATGCTGTATAACCCGAAAGGACAGGATGTGCATGTTATGGCAGATACATTGTCAGGGCTATTTGAAGAAAAATGGGCAGCTATAGAGTCTGAGTCTAACCTTAATAGGAGGTTCGAAAGGAGTCATGATTACAATTTGCCAACTCCCACTTCAAGGAGAATTCCAGCTCCAGCTCCAGCTTCAGCACCAATTCAATCTCATGGCCCTCCTGCTCTAGCTCATTCATCACTACCATTAGAAGCTAGGACTCTTGAGAGGTCAGAATCCATGACAATGCCTGATGACCCCACATCAAGAGATGTGGACTTGACTCCTACTGATAGGATTGGAGTaccaaagaaatccaagataaaggaTCCTGAGAAGAGGGATATGACTTATGAGGAGAAGCAGAGACTCAGTGTAGACCTTCAGAACTTGCCTTCAGAGGAACTTGATAGCATTGTCCAGATTATTAAGAGGAGGAATGTGGCACTTTTTCAGCAAGAAGATGAGATTGAGGTGGATATCGATAGTGTTGATCCAGAAACGCTTTGGGAACTAGATAGATTTGTGACCAACTATAAGAAGAGTTCGAGCAAAATCCAGAAAAATGCTGAAGTTGCTCTTCAAGCAAATACTGAAGATGACCATAATATTCAGGAGACTGTAAGATGATGGAGAAGTGACTTTTGAACCTCCAATTGTTTTGCCCATTTGGAATTTTTGTTCGCTGAAACATTTTGTTGTTATTCTTTTTGCAGAATCTGGAACCACCTGCTAATAAGGTATCAACAGTAGCTGAAACAGGTAATCACTGTGTACCTGCAAGAATTTGCTTTCCTTGGTATACGATTTACTTGTTTAGGTCTGAAGAAGAtgaatttttcatgcactcattaTTAAAACTGGTTGGATTGCTAAGCAGTGGAGAGGATTGTTCCTACATCACCTCCTATTCATGGAAAAAGGCAACAAAATGAAGAGAGTGGATCAAGTAGTTCAAGCAGTTCTAGCAGTGACTCTGGATCTTCATCAAGTggtaaatattaaagtttttcTTTCATTATGCTTATATGAGTGTATATTTGCTAGATTTCTTACGCCCCTACTTTCATGCAGGTTCTGACAGTGATAGTTCATCTTGATGATGTGAGTAGTTCACCTTGTTTTTAATGGACTTAACTGAGGTAGGGCCATAAGGGTCATTATCTGTTAATGAATTCTTTCGATCCCTATTTCAAGTAGTGCAATTGTATTTTTTATTATGTTTGCATTGAATTTCATGTGAAACACATATCAAGATACAAGGTTACATAGTTTTTGATCCTTCTGATGCCTGTTTTGTTTACTTCCTTTGATGGCTGTCCTTATTATGATAGGTAAAAAAGGAACTCTAAGATGGTTTTGGTCTCATGTCCTGAAATTGGACCATAGTAGGAACATGTTCCATGCATGTTGAAGATGCTCTATagcaatttgaaaattttgatgaccAATGTTTTGCTGTTGTCATATTCTGCTCATGGATCATATATATCATTTTAAGTGCTTTCCTCTTTTACCCCCACCCTTCCCATTAGTCCATTCCTTCGGTTATAACATTTCTCAAGTCTTCGTTTCAGTTCAGATCATTGTATCTGTTGCTGAATTGCTGATTACATTTCATCCCGATTCATTTCTATCTTCCATCACATGATTGCCTATATCACCGAGACCTTAATCACAGCTATGAGAGCCCAATTCAGAgttcatctttttaattttttggattgaatattttgttttaaacATCATGTACATGGTTCTTGAGTTCTAAGCAAAACTTAAACTGAGCGGAAATGTTGATTCATTTTAGATATGTATCATGCGGTTATCTTTGTTTCTCAACATTTGATGAGCTTCTTGTTGCTTTTTGTATAGATCATCTTATGATGGAAGGTGATTCAAGATCATTACAGAGTAGCAACCGACAACTTTAGAAAAATGTGATTCTACCATTTTAGAAGGGGGATGAATGACATTAAACACTCAATTTTGTTTTTGTACAACTGAAGTGTGCAAAGCTGCTTCTTTCAGttaacatcatccgaatctcatTATCTTTGTTTTGgacaaattgtaacataaacatAGTTGTGGCAAGGGAAAACAAGGTTCTTTGTAGGCCGGCCAATGTTCCATGTTCATTAGCTCCTTGTCTCTATCATCTCTTCAAATCCATTTTTGCACGCCTCTACCTTTTAACAGAAATCAATGGAAGGGGATTTTTCAGAttaaacatgttaacccaaaatcAAGGTTTAAGAATTAAGTGTGATTTATCTGTAATGAGCACCCATATCTACCCTTCCTTTTATAACATCTATCATATTATTCTATATTTGACTGAACATTgacattattaatatttttctatATCAAATATACACCAATTTTCAAAAAGTAAATTATTACAAATAAACTAGGTATAGTGATTATAAATAAaaggataaatattaaaattatacatgaattatggtttaatgtgtaattttatacatggAATTTCGATTTGATCCAATTCTTATAAATTATTATCATAATTACTTATAAAACatcattatatatttatatattggatacataaataattatatttatctaatataaaattaaattgatatatttatttcttagatatggatgataaatcaaaattaaaattttaaatatacatttaaattacaattagagttttatgtatataattacacattaaattatataattttgagatttatccttgAATAAAATTTAACTAGTGTTGATTAAGTTACAAATCTCAGCCCAGAAAAAAGGGTGAGCCCAAATTCCAATACAAAAGATGAGTTGTTGGCCCAAAACTAAAGTGGCTCACACAATCAGGTCCTTATAAAAATAACACACGCGGAGTTCTTAGGCTCTATCATCTTCAAGCCTCAAGTTGAAAGACGGTCTCTCTTTTCTCTGTGAATTTTGTAGGGTTAGGGTTTTAAGGGTAAAGCATCCTCCAACATGCAATACATGGATCCAACTAAGAAACGCAAGTTAGATGAAAACGGTACTGTTTCAGCGCTGTCGGAACCTGACCCTATCACCAAACTAACCCCACAAGATGGCCGCAAACTTATTGAGCGATTCACCGTCGACCAACTCCTCGACATCCTCCAAGACGCCGTTTGTCGTCACGTCGACGTTCTTTCAGCCGTTCGATCTATTGCCGATCAAGATCCGTCTCAACGGAAGCTCTTCATACGTGGGTTGGGTTGGGATACCACAACTGATGGCCTTCGTTCACTCTTTTCGGTCTATGGAGAACTCGAAGAAGCGGTTGTTATCCTCGACAAGACTACCGGGAAATCGAAAGGGTATGGATTCGTTACGTTTAAGCACGTAGATGGTGCTTTGCTTGCTCTTAAAGAACCCAGTAAGAAAATCGACGGGAGAGTCACCGTGACACAGCTGGCGGCGGCGGGGAATTCGGCGACGAATAGTAACCCGGTGGATATTCATATGAGGAAGATTTATGTAGCCAATGTACCGTATGATATGCCGGCGGATAAGTTATTGGGCCATTTTGCTCAGTATGGGGAAATAGAAGAGGGGCCCTTGGGGTTCGATAAGCAGACGGGGAAATCAAGGGGTTTTGCTCTTTTCGTTTATAAGACAGCAGAAGGGGCTCAGGCAGCGTTAGCGGAGCCTGTAAAGAACATTGATGGGAGACAAATGAATTGTAAGCTGGCTATTGAAGGGAAAAAAGGGAAGCAAGGACAAGACGGGATGATGCAAAGTGGCGGTGGGGTTCCGGGAAACGCAGAGATGGGAATGGGAGGACATGGTGGAGGATATGGTGGGCCGGGTGGTTACGGTGGGTTTTCAGGGGGGATGCAAGGGCCGCCTGGTCCCATGGGTCATCCTCATCCCTTGAATTCATCAGGAGTTGGAGTGGGCGCTTTGAGTGGAAATGGCGGTGTTGCTGCTGGGGGTTATTCTGGACTTGGTGGGCCGTATGGTGGGTATGGTGGACCAGGTTCAACTGGCTATGGTGGACCAGGATCAGCTGGTTATGGCGGACCAGGTTCAACTGTTTATGGTGGGTTGAGTGGTGCTGGTGCAGGGGGTGGGTTGGGTGCTGCAAGTGGAGGGTCTTCATTGTATAGAATGCCGCCGAGTTCTGCTGGGATGCCAACTGGTGGTTATCCAGAGACTGCTCATTATAGCTTGTCTTCCTCGGCTGCTTTCCCTAGTCAGCTTCACCAAGGGGCTGGGACATCCCCTGCGCCAAGAGTTCCACCCGGTGCAATGTATCCCAATGGGCCACCGTTCTACTGAGGTTATTTTCCCTGATTTAGCATTCCTTAAATTCATTATACTACATGAGGTGTTACGTTTTTTTACTATCCGCCGATTGAGAGTGAGTTAATTTTGTGTTTGTGCTTGCTCATGTTCTTTGTTGTGGGTATTTGTTCCTTGTTTGTTCGTGCTTCAAAATCTGGGGTTCTTTTCCTGCTTTGTTTGGTCAGCATTCTGTTACTTGTGTGCTATATACCTGTATAGTTGTCTGCATATGGTGATTTTACTTCTTTTTGTAAAAGATACCATAtatggtcttttttttttttttttcaaaatggtTTTTCATTTTTTGctggttttcttttattttcctgtATCTTTTGTGAAAATTATATGCCCCTATTGTGTAGACAACTTTATTTATCTATGGTTGGTGTTTAATATCTATGCTAGAAGCCTCTGATTGAGTTCCCGCCCCTAGGAGTCGGttgatctcttttcttttgtgAAATTATCTACAAAATTATAGTGAACCTTTAAAATAAAGGACATAAGTGtcgttatatatttttttattttttaataatcaaGTATGCAAATGAGAAAATTAGCATTCCCATAGTTATGGATCCTTTTTCCCCTCCTGTTTATTATCATTTACTTATTTTCACCTACATAGTGAGTGTTCTAGAATTCTTTTATGGTATGGCACTAAGGTTTCCTTCTTTGTGTCTCATATTTATTTCCCTTTTGACTTGTTGTGTTGGAAGGCATATTATGATCTTGTCTAATCATGTCTAGAGAACTGTATTCAGTACGTGGGTTTTACTATTTGTTGGTATGAACTGAATGGCTTGTTGTGTTGATAAAGTACAAATCTTTTGGGTACACTTAAATTATCTTGGTTGGTTCTATTTTACTGCTACCAATTGGAGAACAGATATATATACTATTGATATTGGATGAGATATCCATCTATGTGATCAGTTTTCCAGATAGGATAGCAGTTTTCTTTCATGTTTGAGTTTGCTGTCTCCTTTCAATGTTTATGCAGTTTTTTGAGTGTCTTCCTCGGTAGTATCATTTAATATTCCAATTCTGTATGGCCCACGCTTTTTCATTTCATTTGATTGCATCTAAAGAAAAGAAGAGTGGATTTCAATCTCTATATGGTGCCtcgtatttattattatttccaGTTTAACTTGCCTTAAATATGTCATTTTTGCATTGTAGATTATAACTTAGTTGTTCATCTTTCTCATGATTTGCATGTGGCGCCTTGCATGCCCTTTTAATGTTTGTTTCAACTGTTAACTAATCAGAGGGAATATTATCTTCATTCATTTCAAATGAAATCTAGCTTTCCATTATTTGGTATTCCAAATTTTTTTACGGAAAAGGTTTCCATCACTGTGAAGTCTTAAAGacttttttaaatgttttttgtGCAATTTAGATAGACAGATGTTTATATATATTCTCACTATGATTATTGCAATTGCCTTGTGTTTCTGTTTGTTCTTTCTTGTTCATTTGAAAAGGGACAAATGTCTGAGCTTATCCCTACATGTAAGTACAGCGGGTATGCATGTGTTTTTTTTTTCGGTAGTGTTACTTTAATACATTGTTTTCAATTAGTTTTTGACATTTCATTTTTTTGCTTGATGATGTGAAATGATGAATTTAGTTATAAATGGGTGTTTGATTCAGGTTTATGACAGCTTGTTGGGCGCAGATGCTTTTTGTGGTTCTGGTGATTGCCTGAATGCAGACTATATATACTCTGGCTTGATGAATGCATTAGCTGGGCTCTTACAGCCACTTCTCTTGATTTGCTCCTTTAAGATGTTTGTTTCTGAGTGCTGGttggcaaaacatgtgatctaGACTAGTTTTTCTGTGTTCCGTTAGGAACTCTTGTTCCAGTGGTACCTTTTAGTTATtagtatatttttttaataatacaaGTAGTGACAGTTTTTTGCCTATTTTTGCCAGTATCCGTGGTTGTTGCTTCATCTCCTCTACTTGGAAGTTTATTTTTTTCTTGGTTGATATCATTGTTCTTATTGATTTTCTATTAGGTACTCTGGTGTACTATACTAAAAACAGACATGCAGCTTATTTTTTGAAGTTAAATGTAGTTATTTATTTTGCTGTATAAATTAATGGGCTGTAGAGAATCTCTCTCCCAGAAAAGTGTTACTTGACTGTTATTTTGCATAAAGTCGTAACACCATTTTCTAATGTCAACTTTTGTGTTCTTGTTACACTTCTGCTGTACTTGGCTTAATTACGTGTTAAAGTTGCCAGCCAAAGATGACTTCAAGCTTATTGTGTCATCAAATTATCATATAAATGCGAGAGTTTTGGTAGTGTTGACTCTCCTCTCCACCTGATatttgactgatgtacttttttccTCCAAGTGGAGTATTTCTCTTCTCCTTGTTGTGTATAAAATTTGTAGAACGCCCAAATATCATGGACTTCTTGGGTGGGTTCTTGTTTCAGTTATGAACCTAATGATGTGAGAGCAAGTATTTCATTAAGCATACCAGTAAATTGTCAGTTGCTTCTTGATCTGGTGCTGCTATATGTTGAGTGTTGGTGTACTTAATCAGCAGTTTGCTTGTATAATCTGTGTagttttttccccttttttggaCTTGCACATGGACTCTTTCTGTGTACCACTTCATTGGCAACATAAACCGAGTCCCTCTCTCCTATCTGCCGCAATGTTCTTTGTTGACATATTTCTTTTGTTCAGTGGGGTTTGGACTGTGTGATCGCTATGCATTAGAGCTAGTATCTTGATAGGTTTTGTGGATATGGCCGGTTGAAAAGCTagcttttattttccttttcttttaagtATAGTTCTGTGGTTCATGAAATTTTAAGTTTACTTACTGAAACCTTAGGTCAATATCCAGTTCGAGTGGAGGTGATGTATCTGTGAAACAATTTCCTTGTGGGTTATGATTGTGCTAGCTGATTTTGATATCTGTACCGACTCAATTCTCTTGGCATGTTCCTCCAAAAGGAGGTTCTTGTTGTGAGTGCTTTTCAGTGGTTTTGAAGAAATCCTTGTATCCTATTTTTGTCGCGTAGTTGCCAAAAATGTGCCTCAAATACTATTTTGCAGACTGAATTATCTGAGTTTTTAACTTTGATTCTTCAATACCATGCTTCTTTGTTAGCTTTACGAAAATGGGATCTGTTTTACTTGATGAAAGATGAGGCTATTTGGTCTATAAGATTTAAATCAACACAACCATTCAACAAGTTTCATTGTCATCCTCTTTGGCTTTTTCCATTTGTATATCTATTTTGCTTTCAAGAAATTTTGTTTTGTCAAGGAACCAGGTGTATATCCCTCCCATTCCCCCTTCCTCCCGCCCCCCTTTTATTGATGGGTAGGTAGGGAAGTGTGTGACTGACATGTTTTTAATGGTGATGGGTGGGATTAATGCTCTTTATATTATGCTAACTGGCATTGGTACCTTCTTTCGCCCTTTGTTTTGGCCATCTGCTGTGGAACACCGAGGCATAAATAAAACCAACCTCGAAAGATGAGATGGAAGGCGTATGGTTGACTTTGCTCCACCACAGCACTCAAATGAAGCAAGATTGGACGCATTCACTAGAATGTAAAATTACCATTAGTTCCCAGGGGCGCCTGCCTATACTGACAAAATCAGCATCAGATGCCTAACCCGGAGTTATGCGGTAGTGTGCGTCTCAGGTGGTGTTAATTGGTTTCCTGACCATACATTTGTAGCCCTTATTTTCTTCTGGCCCAGCATATATTTGTAGCTTATCCCCTAGAAATTAAGTCATGAAGATTCCTTATTCCAGAGTGTTGTGCATGTATACATGGATTTTTGTACCAAAGGAAATATATACATGGATTAAAAGTAAGAATGAAGATTAACATATTTCTTTGTCAATTCCTCCTATATTTTTAAATTCctttgaaaatttcatatttgaaaattCTAATAATATGACCCGGTGAGTAAAATTCGATTTGAttcgaaaaattaaaaaaaaaattaaatattg from Gossypium arboreum isolate Shixiya-1 chromosome 1, ASM2569848v2, whole genome shotgun sequence harbors:
- the LOC108480137 gene encoding transcription factor GTE4-like, whose amino-acid sequence is MATGKTEGEESKNNNKVYTRKTHNKPKNPSFFPHQSSQQTVPTTTTDDYHNSSQQLPPQHFDVVASDDSSSHNQLQRGAQNATNGIATSGYVRYDNLVKIHLNVLSKNDVRVLQRKLTRELEQVRGLLKKFDAKEGRFSGGYSNSRVLGNEDVDRCGGSLVRVNSDVGSVGLPSSRPFHGLSVSVAENDRSNNGNGVGNGSEFVEKEKRTPKANQYYKNSDFVLGKEKLKPVENKKKMKPNVGKNNVRQVGDGVAAEKLSSRMFKSCSNLLGKLMKHKFGWVFNKPVDVKGLGLHDYYSIVKHPMDLGTVKNRLNKNWYKSPREFAEDVRLTFSNAMLYNPKGQDVHVMADTLSGLFEEKWAAIESESNLNRRFERSHDYNLPTPTSRRIPAPAPASAPIQSHGPPALAHSSLPLEARTLERSESMTMPDDPTSRDVDLTPTDRIGVPKKSKIKDPEKRDMTYEEKQRLSVDLQNLPSEELDSIVQIIKRRNVALFQQEDEIEVDIDSVDPETLWELDRFVTNYKKSSSKIQKNAEVALQANTEDDHNIQETNLEPPANKVSTVAETVERIVPTSPPIHGKRQQNEESGSSSSSSSSSDSGSSSSGSDSDSSS
- the LOC108483028 gene encoding UBP1-associated protein 2C-like, translated to MQYMDPTKKRKLDENGTVSALSEPDPITKLTPQDGRKLIERFTVDQLLDILQDAVCRHVDVLSAVRSIADQDPSQRKLFIRGLGWDTTTDGLRSLFSVYGELEEAVVILDKTTGKSKGYGFVTFKHVDGALLALKEPSKKIDGRVTVTQLAAAGNSATNSNPVDIHMRKIYVANVPYDMPADKLLGHFAQYGEIEEGPLGFDKQTGKSRGFALFVYKTAEGAQAALAEPVKNIDGRQMNCKLAIEGKKGKQGQDGMMQSGGGVPGNAEMGMGGHGGGYGGPGGYGGFSGGMQGPPGPMGHPHPLNSSGVGVGALSGNGGVAAGGYSGLGGPYGGYGGPGSTGYGGPGSAGYGGPGSTVYGGLSGAGAGGGLGAASGGSSLYRMPPSSAGMPTGGYPETAHYSLSSSAAFPSQLHQGAGTSPAPRVPPGAMYPNGPPFY